A single Chanos chanos chromosome 8, fChaCha1.1, whole genome shotgun sequence DNA region contains:
- the LOC115818155 gene encoding complement C1q-like protein 2 has translation MSEMAKQAVWFLAVLCIFASSGLTREEDVDAISQLSEQMSTILRKLQAKNEEQASEILALKERLNALETPRVAFAASLGTNGLMNTKAFKTLIYKDVLTNVGNAYNPKTGIFKAPVKGVYYIRFTANSPTTDTMSAVLYKGETVMLIVHEQPSGEGSDTASNGAPLLLEEGDELHMELWPNTQIWDNSNHHSTFSGFLLFRM, from the exons ATGTCAGAGATGGCCAAGCAAGCAGTGTGGTTTCTGGCAGTATTGTGCATCTTTGCCTCTTCAGGTCTGACCAGGGAAGAGGATGTAGATGCCATCTCCCAGCTGTCAGAACAGATGAGTACAATACTGAGGAAACTGCAGGCAAAAAACGAAG AGCAAGCGTCAGAGATTCTTGCCTTGAAGGAGAGACTTAATGCCTTAG AAACACCAAGGGTAGCGTTCGCAGCATCACTGGGTACCAATGGGCTTATGAATACAAAGGCCTTCAAGACGCTTATTTACAAAGACGTATTGACCAACGTTGGCAATGCCTACAACCCCAAGACAG GCATCTTCAAGGCCCCTGTGAAAGGAGTCTACTACATCCGCTTCACAGCTAATTCCCCAACCACAGACACCATGAGTGCCGTGCTGTATAAAGGCGAGACTGTAATGCTGATCGTACATGAGCAGCCGTCCGGAGAGGGCAGCGACACTGCCTCAAACGGGGCTCCACTGCTTCTGGAGGAAGGAGACGAACTCCATATGGAACTCTGGCCTAACACCCAGATCTGGGACAACTCTAACCATCACAGCACCTTCAGTGGCTTCCTTCTCTTCCGTATGTGA
- the dpy19l1l gene encoding dpy-19-like 1, like, which produces MVVKTRKQSVKDQPSQSTEREKTQLGSPAQSVGKSRRGKEGKGSLSNLFQSKNGLFLGLIRNKLGLSTSAFIRITITLILAVIAGVLHWYHLSHLFENDRHFSHLSALEKEMAFRTEMGLYYSYFKTVIEAPSFLNGLYLIMNDRLTEYPLIINTLKRFNLYPEVVLASWYRIYTGTMDFFGVPTKMCWSINRGEGLDPVDSCEGMGDPAYFYVTFVFLLNGAMMSLFFIYGTYLSGSRLGGVVTVLCFFFNHGESTRVMWTPPLRESFSYPFLVLQMLLVTNILRTPNPSRNTMIALGVSTVFFMLPWQFAQFVLLTQVAALFASYILGYLSPSKMQSILVTHMISLGVCFLLMFGNSMLLTSFYASSLISIWGIIAVRERFSDAFRSRLLSWVMQGLAWVVSTVILKFVLSVVLGASDDAHISSLIKSKFTSYKDFDTMMYTCAAEFDFMEVETPLRYIKTLLLPINMLTVAFIAGKAIQDIYQNLRAEDTEPVKSQDGSEQILSKGVLVYHSLQLIAFAVLAVLIMRLKLFLTPHMCIMSSLICSRQLFGWVGEKFKLHMMVFAILSIMAMQGVANLQSQWAIMGEFSNLPQEELLEWIKDQTKPTAVFAGAMPTMASVKLSAGRPIVNHPHYEDAGLRERTKLVYAMYSRKPVEVVKNNLINLGVDYFILEDSWCTRRSRPGCSMPEIWDVEDSQNAGKVPLCTIMSRDSRPHFITVFQNSVYKVLKVPKAAKDSR; this is translated from the exons ATGGTTgttaaaacaaggaaacaaagcGTGAAGGACCAACCGTCACAGAGCACcgaaagagagaagacacagtTGGGGTCACCAGCTCAGAGTGTAGGGAAGAGTAGACGtggaaaagaggggaaaggTTCTCTCAGTAACCTGTTTCAGAGCAAAAACGGACTCTTTCTTGGATTGATCAGAAACAAACTGGGACTTAGCACCTCGGCTTTTATAAGGATAACAATCACTCTGATTCTAG CTGTTATCGCCGGAGTTCTACATTG GTACCACCTGTCACATTTGTTCgaaaatgacagacatttttCACATCTCTCCGCTCTGGAGAAGGAAATGGCTTTTCGGACCGAAATG GGTTTGTATTACTCCTACTTTAAAACCGTCATTGAGGCCCCAAGCTTCTTGAATGGTCTTTATTTGATTATGAATGACCGGCTCACAGAGTATCCTCTGATTATAAATACCTTAAAGAGGTTCAACTTGTACCCAGAG GTGGTCTTAGCCAGCTGGTACAGAATATACACAGGTACAATGGACTTCTTTGGGGTTCCCACAAAAATGTGTTGGTCCATCaacagaggggaggggcttGACCCAGTGGACAGCTGTGAAG GAATGGGTGATCCAGCTTATTTTTATGTTACATTTGTGTTCCTGTTAAACGGAGCAATGATGAGCCTCTTTTTCATCTATGGAACTTATCTAAG TGGCAGCAGACTGGGTGGTGTTGTTACAGTCTTGTGTTTCTTCTTCAACCATGGAGAG AGCACTCGGGTCATGTGGACACCTCCCCTGAGAGAGAGCTTCTCCTACCCTTTCTTAGTCCTACAGATGCTCCTTGTCACAAACATCTTGCG GACACCAAACCCAAGCAGAAACACCATGATTGCCCTGGGCGTCTCCACTGTGTTCTTCATGCTGCCCTGGCAATTTGCCCAGTTTGTCTTACTCACTCAG GTGGCTGCTTTGTTTGCCTCGTACATTTTGGGATATCTGAGCCCAAGCAAGATGCAGTCCATTTTAGTGACTCACATG ATTTCATTGGGTGTCTGCTTTCTTCTGATGTTTGGAAACTCGATGCTTTTGACATCTTTCTACGCCTCTTCACTCATCTCCATCTGG GGTATTATTGCGGTCAGGGAGAGATTTTCTGATGCTTTCAGATCCAGACTCCTGTCATGG GTCATGCAGGGCCTTGCCTGGGTTGTCTCAACAGTTATTCTGAagtttgtgttgtcagtggtCCTTGGTGCTTCAGATGAC GCTCACATCAGCAGCCTGATTAAGTCCAAGTTCACAAGCTACAAGGACTTTGACACAATGATGTACACCTGCGCAGCAGAGTTTGATTTCATGGAAGTAGAG ACTCCTCTCCGCTACATAAAGACTCTTCTGCTGCCAATTAACATGCTGACTGTGGCTTTCATTGCTGGAAAA GCTATACAGGATATTTATCAGAACCTTAGAGCTGAGGACACAGAACCTGTAAAATCACAAGATGGATCAGAGCA GATTTTGTCCAAGGGAGTG TTGGTGTACCACAGTCTGCAGCTGATAGCTTTTGCTGTGCTCGCTGTGCTCATAATGAGACTAAAGCTCTTCCTCACTCCACACATGTGCATCATGTCTTCTCTCATCTGCTCCAGACAG CTGTTTGGCTGGGTAGGTGAGAAGTTCAAACTCCACATGATGGTCTTTGCCATTCTGTCTATAATGGCAATGCAAGGGGTGGCCAACCTGCAGAGTCAATGGGCCATCATGGGAGAATTCAGTAACCTTCCACAGGAGGAGCTCCTGGAATGGATCAAGGACCAAACGAAACCCA CAGCTGTATTTGCCGGTGCAATGCCCACCATGGCCAGTGTGAAGCTGTCTGCTGGCAGGCCCATCGTTAACCATCCACACTACGAAGACGCAGGGCTGAG GGAAAGAACAAAGCTGGTCTACGCCATGTACAGCAGAAAGCCAGTGGAGGTTGTGAAGAATAACCTTATAAATCTGGGCGTGGATTACTTCATCCTGGAGGACTCATGGTGCACCAGACGCTCCAG GCCGGGCTGTAGCATGCCAGAGATCTGGGATGTGGAAGACTCCCAAAATGCAGGCAAAGTCCCACTCTGCACAATTATGTCCAGGGACTCCCGTCCACATTTTATCACAGTATTTCAAAACAGCGTCTACAAAGTTCTTAAAGTCCCCAAAGCAGCCAAAGACAGTAGATAA